A DNA window from Gillisia sp. Hel1_33_143 contains the following coding sequences:
- a CDS encoding aspartate kinase, with the protein MKKINIVLFGVGNVGSTLIKQILETRQSILKSLNVEINIPIVVNSKIAFFEQKTVRPSWETDFKAFGHPYKISNIINHVKAEGLQNVIAVDATASEDFVKNYKELIRNGFHIVAANKAANTLSEKFYKDLRVELKKHNRQFLYETNVGAGLPIIKTLQDLHIAGEEVTKMRGVFSGSLSYIFNTFSNENKLFSEVLQEAREKGLTEPDPRIDLSGKDVGRKLLILAREIKIKKELSEITIENLIPSHLNGKSSIAHFIDNQKDLNIGFDERKSNLKKDEVLRHIGELDVATGKLEVKLVSEKRSSPFGSLQQADASFEIYTKSYGERPIVIQGAGAGAAVTSRGVLSDILKLSEKIEFKN; encoded by the coding sequence ATGAAAAAGATAAACATAGTACTGTTTGGAGTAGGTAACGTAGGGAGTACTTTGATCAAACAAATATTAGAAACCAGACAGAGCATTTTAAAATCTTTAAATGTAGAGATCAATATTCCTATAGTGGTAAATTCTAAGATCGCTTTTTTCGAACAAAAAACGGTGAGACCTTCATGGGAAACAGATTTTAAAGCATTTGGACATCCTTATAAGATTTCAAATATTATCAATCATGTTAAAGCGGAAGGATTGCAGAATGTAATTGCGGTAGATGCCACCGCCAGCGAAGATTTTGTAAAGAATTATAAAGAGCTAATTAGAAACGGGTTTCATATTGTAGCCGCTAATAAGGCCGCCAATACCTTATCTGAAAAATTCTATAAAGACCTTAGAGTTGAGCTTAAAAAGCACAATAGACAATTCTTATACGAAACCAACGTAGGAGCAGGATTGCCAATTATCAAAACATTACAAGATCTACACATTGCCGGAGAGGAGGTCACTAAAATGAGAGGTGTTTTTTCGGGTTCTCTGAGTTATATTTTCAATACTTTTTCTAATGAGAACAAGTTGTTTTCTGAAGTATTGCAGGAGGCGAGAGAGAAGGGACTTACAGAACCAGATCCAAGAATAGACCTTTCTGGGAAAGATGTTGGAAGAAAATTGTTAATTCTTGCAAGAGAGATCAAGATCAAGAAAGAACTTTCAGAAATTACAATAGAAAATCTTATTCCTAGTCATCTTAACGGGAAAAGTTCTATTGCTCATTTTATAGATAATCAGAAAGATCTTAATATTGGGTTTGATGAACGTAAATCGAACTTAAAAAAGGATGAGGTGTTACGACATATTGGAGAATTGGATGTCGCCACCGGAAAATTAGAAGTGAAGTTGGTTTCAGAAAAAAGAAGTTCTCCATTTGGAAGTCTTCAGCAAGCAGATGCTTCTTTTGAGATTTATACCAAATCTTATGGAGAAAGGCCCATCGTAATTCAAGGAGCAGGTGCTGGTGCCGCTGTAACTTCCAGAGGAGTTCTCTCTGATATTTTAAAGCTTTCAGAAAAGATAGAATTTAAAAATTAA
- a CDS encoding OsmC family protein, producing MKINLKRLNDNYLFETKNERGDVVLLDNKSEDEPKGSSPMDLLLRGIAGCSSIDVVMILKKQQHELEDLQVEVEGFREDGAIPNVFKKIQLDFILKGDVPAAKVERAVKLSMDKYCSVSKMLEKAAEIAYSITLNGEKLS from the coding sequence ATGAAAATCAATCTAAAACGCCTAAACGATAATTACCTTTTTGAAACTAAAAATGAACGTGGAGACGTCGTTCTTTTAGATAACAAATCGGAAGATGAGCCAAAAGGATCAAGCCCGATGGATCTTCTTCTACGAGGAATTGCCGGATGTAGCAGTATAGATGTGGTAATGATCTTAAAGAAACAACAACATGAGTTGGAAGATCTTCAAGTAGAAGTAGAAGGTTTTCGTGAAGATGGAGCTATTCCAAATGTTTTCAAAAAGATCCAATTAGACTTTATTCTTAAGGGAGATGTACCCGCAGCAAAGGTTGAAAGAGCAGTAAAATTATCTATGGATAAATATTGTTCGGTATCAAAAATGTTAGAAAAAGCAGCAGAAATAGCTTATAGTATAACTCTTAACGGAGAGAAGCTTAGCTAA
- a CDS encoding acyloxyacyl hydrolase codes for MKRITLLLILLISSNSYSQDEIKKYYSLDANYFYGTILEHNPDISHLITGHPSGFILSLNQKTYGLKEWERRYNYPDFGYSFSYQDMQNQYLGKNYALYAHFNFYFFKRNLMFRIGQGIAYASNPYNPETNYINNAYGSRFLSSTYLMGNYSRQNIYKGFGIQAGISLIHYSNADFKSPNNSTNTMAFNIGVNYLLDAENTPDFVPRDPEDKKYTEPFHYNFALRGGVNTTGVIGSKQYPFLTISAYADKVINKKSTLQAGTDIFFSKALEEYIYFQSVAFPQGETVGDEDAKRVGLFVGHLLTFNKLSLVTQLGYYVYYPYDNYVEQVYNRIGLQRKISDDFWASVTVRSHAANAEAVEFSLGYRL; via the coding sequence ATGAAGAGAATTACCCTGTTGTTAATTTTGCTTATAAGCTCTAACTCTTATTCGCAAGATGAGATCAAAAAATATTATTCATTAGACGCCAATTATTTTTACGGTACCATTTTAGAACACAATCCGGATATTTCTCATCTTATTACCGGACATCCGAGCGGTTTCATTTTAAGCTTGAATCAAAAGACATATGGCTTAAAAGAATGGGAGCGTAGATATAACTATCCAGATTTCGGGTATTCTTTCTCTTATCAAGATATGCAAAATCAATATCTTGGAAAGAATTATGCGCTCTACGCTCATTTTAACTTCTATTTCTTCAAGAGAAACCTAATGTTTAGAATTGGGCAGGGAATTGCATATGCCAGTAACCCCTATAATCCGGAAACCAATTATATAAACAATGCTTATGGTTCAAGATTTTTGAGTTCTACCTATTTAATGGGAAACTATTCCAGGCAAAATATCTATAAGGGTTTTGGAATACAGGCAGGGATATCTTTAATTCACTATTCCAATGCCGATTTTAAATCTCCTAATAACAGCACTAATACCATGGCTTTTAATATTGGTGTGAATTATCTGTTAGATGCAGAAAATACTCCAGACTTTGTGCCTAGAGATCCGGAAGACAAAAAATACACTGAGCCATTCCACTATAATTTCGCACTTCGCGGTGGCGTTAATACTACCGGGGTAATTGGTTCTAAGCAATATCCTTTTTTAACTATTTCTGCCTATGCAGATAAGGTTATTAATAAAAAGAGTACGTTGCAGGCAGGAACTGATATATTCTTTTCTAAAGCACTAGAAGAATACATCTATTTCCAGTCTGTTGCCTTTCCTCAGGGAGAGACCGTGGGAGATGAAGATGCTAAGAGAGTAGGGCTTTTTGTGGGTCATTTACTAACATTCAATAAATTATCTCTAGTAACTCAATTAGGCTATTATGTGTACTACCCTTATGATAATTATGTAGAGCAAGTCTATAATAGAATAGGTTTACAAAGAAAGATCTCTGATGATTTTTGGGCTTCGGTTACCGTTCGATCTCATGCAGCAAATGCAGAAGCAGTAGAATTTTCACTTGGATATAGATTATAA
- a CDS encoding head GIN domain-containing protein: MKAIKIIFCIILTVTFLGCDKEDAPGCFKTAGSIITEEVAVSPFNEIIVYERVKLYIDQGEEQRIVIESGENLINDVSVEVVDNRLSIRNENSCNLFRDYEITKVYVTVKDLTWLQNSSGSTIETTGVIKLEDLWLRSVNQERDLSIHTNGDFKLELDVQNLRITNDNVSNYFLSGKADKVNAFFAAGDGRMEAADLIVKDYQIFHRGTNKLIINPQQSIRAELRSSGDVISKNRPPVVKVDEYYTGRLIFE; the protein is encoded by the coding sequence ATGAAAGCGATAAAAATAATATTCTGTATCATTCTAACAGTAACGTTTTTGGGTTGCGATAAAGAAGATGCCCCGGGTTGTTTTAAAACAGCAGGTTCTATAATAACTGAAGAAGTAGCGGTTTCTCCTTTTAACGAAATCATTGTATATGAAAGGGTTAAACTTTATATAGATCAGGGTGAAGAACAGCGAATAGTTATAGAATCTGGAGAAAATCTAATAAATGATGTTAGTGTTGAGGTAGTAGATAACAGGTTGAGCATTCGCAATGAGAATTCATGTAATCTGTTTCGGGATTATGAGATCACCAAAGTTTATGTAACGGTTAAAGATCTTACCTGGTTACAAAATAGCAGCGGTAGTACTATAGAAACTACAGGCGTTATAAAATTAGAAGACCTATGGCTAAGATCTGTTAATCAGGAAAGGGATCTTTCTATACATACTAATGGAGATTTTAAACTAGAGCTTGATGTTCAAAATCTTAGAATAACAAACGATAATGTTTCTAATTATTTTCTATCGGGGAAAGCAGATAAAGTGAATGCATTTTTTGCAGCAGGAGATGGAAGAATGGAAGCTGCAGATCTAATTGTAAAAGATTATCAGATATTTCATAGAGGAACAAATAAGTTGATCATCAATCCTCAACAATCTATTAGAGCAGAATTAAGAAGTAGCGGAGATGTGATCTCAAAGAATAGACCACCTGTGGTGAAGGTGGATGAATATTACACAGGTAGGCTTATTTTTGAGTAG
- the gldA gene encoding gliding motility-associated ABC transporter ATP-binding subunit GldA, translating into MSISVENISKFYGDQKALDTVNFSIKRGEIVGFLGPNGAGKSTLMKILTGYLSASEGIASVNNIAISDDLKAVQRSVGYLPEHNPLYTEMYVREYLSFNASIFKIKKSRIEEVIEMTGLLPEANKKIEQLSKGYRQRVGLAAALLHDPEVLILDEPTTGLDPNQLTEIRNLILKVGKEKTVFLSTHIMQEVEAICDRVIIIDKGVIVADKKMKELQEQKEQIIQVEFDYRIEEVALNVLPHLVSAKNLGGFHYELKFDTNKDMRPAVFDFAHDNGLKTLQLNRKSKNLETLFSELTSTQK; encoded by the coding sequence ATGTCTATTTCGGTTGAAAACATCTCAAAATTCTATGGCGATCAAAAAGCTCTTGATACTGTAAACTTTAGTATTAAAAGAGGGGAGATCGTTGGTTTTCTTGGTCCTAATGGTGCCGGAAAATCTACTTTGATGAAAATTCTAACAGGATATTTGAGCGCTTCTGAAGGTATTGCCAGCGTAAACAATATCGCGATCTCGGATGATTTGAAAGCAGTACAGCGCTCTGTAGGATATTTACCGGAGCATAATCCACTTTATACCGAAATGTATGTAAGAGAATACCTTTCTTTTAATGCTTCTATATTTAAGATCAAAAAGTCGAGAATTGAAGAAGTGATAGAAATGACAGGTCTTTTGCCGGAAGCCAATAAAAAGATCGAACAACTTTCTAAAGGGTATCGCCAAAGAGTTGGTCTTGCTGCCGCACTTTTACACGATCCTGAAGTGCTTATTTTGGATGAACCTACTACCGGGCTAGATCCAAATCAGCTTACAGAGATCCGGAATTTGATCTTAAAGGTTGGAAAAGAAAAAACAGTATTTCTCTCCACACACATCATGCAGGAAGTAGAAGCTATATGCGACCGGGTGATCATTATTGACAAAGGTGTAATTGTAGCCGATAAGAAAATGAAGGAACTGCAGGAGCAAAAAGAACAGATCATTCAGGTAGAGTTTGATTACCGCATTGAAGAAGTGGCATTAAATGTCTTGCCTCACTTAGTTTCAGCTAAGAACTTAGGAGGATTTCATTATGAACTAAAATTTGACACGAACAAAGACATGCGCCCTGCGGTTTTTGACTTTGCTCACGATAACGGACTTAAAACACTTCAGCTAAACAGAAAATCTAAAAATTTAGAAACGTTATTTTCAGAGTTAACCTCTACTCAAAAATAA
- a CDS encoding prephenate dehydratase, with the protein MDKLIGIQGIQGSFHHLVAQQYFGQQVNVLEAMSFHEMVNSLVSGESQEAVMAIENSIAGSILPNYALIDENELQIIGEHYIPINMNLMSIPGQKITDIKKVFSHPMALLQCKEFFKNYPHIKLIEDTDTAEVARRISEKGSMGIAAVASEAAAKIFGLEILASGIHTKKSNATRFWIISKIKKEPNGEVLNKASMKFELESTRGSLVSVLNIFRDFNLDMTKIQSMPIIETPWKYSFFVDVIFEDHSEFLKAMEIITVMTDHLKILGTYKNRL; encoded by the coding sequence ATGGATAAATTAATAGGAATTCAAGGAATACAAGGTTCATTTCATCATTTAGTAGCTCAGCAATATTTTGGGCAGCAAGTAAATGTTTTGGAAGCTATGTCTTTTCATGAGATGGTGAATAGCCTTGTTTCTGGGGAATCTCAAGAAGCTGTGATGGCCATAGAAAATTCTATTGCCGGTTCTATTCTTCCCAATTACGCCTTGATAGATGAAAATGAACTTCAGATTATTGGAGAGCATTATATTCCTATTAATATGAATTTGATGTCGATTCCAGGACAGAAAATAACCGATATCAAAAAAGTATTTTCACACCCAATGGCTTTGCTTCAGTGTAAAGAATTCTTTAAGAATTATCCGCATATAAAACTTATTGAAGATACCGATACTGCTGAAGTTGCTAGAAGAATTTCAGAAAAAGGGAGCATGGGAATTGCTGCAGTAGCAAGTGAAGCAGCTGCAAAAATCTTTGGGTTAGAAATTTTAGCTTCCGGTATTCATACAAAAAAGAGCAACGCTACCAGATTCTGGATCATCAGTAAGATCAAAAAAGAACCAAACGGAGAAGTATTAAATAAAGCTTCAATGAAATTTGAATTGGAAAGCACTCGTGGAAGTCTGGTTTCTGTACTAAACATTTTCAGAGATTTTAATTTGGACATGACCAAGATCCAATCGATGCCAATAATTGAAACGCCCTGGAAATATTCATTTTTTGTAGATGTGATTTTTGAAGATCATTCAGAATTCTTGAAAGCCATGGAAATAATTACAGTAATGACAGATCATTTAAAAATTTTAGGAACATATAAAAATCGCTTATAA
- a CDS encoding pyridoxal phosphate-dependent aminotransferase — MIQANRLNQVQEYYFSSKLREVRALEAQGKPIINLGIGSPDLPPPMQVVEGLTKALSQSAAHQYQPYKGTSDFRNAIQEFYKSHYSVELASETEILPLMGSKEGILHISMAFLNEGDEVLIPNPGYPTYSSVTELVGAKAVKYQLSEERNWLPDLRELAKNDLSKVKLMWVNYPHMPTGASATKQVFKDLVAFAKKHQILVVNDNPYSFILNEHPLSILEVEGAKEVALELNSLSKSFNMSGWRVGMVCGSEENLNSILKVKSNMDSGMFYPLQAGAAIALRLSKEWFRSLNEIYLKRKKLILELSVALDCIPTKDQTGMFVWAKIPDGTTSELIVDKLLHEYDLFITPGFIFGSQGEGYVRFSLCTPEETILEAIKRVKQ, encoded by the coding sequence ATGATACAGGCCAATAGATTGAATCAGGTACAGGAGTATTATTTTTCTTCTAAGTTGAGAGAGGTACGTGCATTAGAAGCGCAGGGTAAACCTATCATTAATTTAGGAATTGGAAGCCCGGATCTTCCTCCACCAATGCAGGTGGTAGAGGGATTAACTAAAGCGCTTTCTCAATCTGCGGCGCATCAATATCAGCCTTATAAGGGAACTTCAGATTTTAGAAATGCAATACAAGAATTCTATAAATCTCATTATAGTGTTGAATTGGCTTCAGAAACAGAGATTCTTCCGTTAATGGGAAGTAAAGAAGGGATACTTCATATTTCTATGGCTTTTTTAAATGAAGGTGATGAAGTTTTAATTCCGAATCCTGGATATCCAACGTATTCTTCGGTTACAGAATTGGTTGGAGCCAAAGCGGTAAAATATCAACTTTCAGAAGAGAGAAATTGGTTGCCAGATTTGCGAGAATTAGCCAAAAATGATCTTAGCAAGGTAAAGTTAATGTGGGTGAACTATCCACATATGCCAACCGGCGCTTCTGCCACGAAACAGGTTTTCAAAGATTTAGTGGCATTTGCCAAAAAACATCAAATTTTGGTAGTGAATGACAATCCGTATAGCTTTATTTTAAACGAACATCCGTTGAGTATTTTAGAAGTTGAAGGAGCTAAAGAAGTGGCTTTAGAACTTAATTCCCTCAGCAAAAGTTTTAATATGTCTGGCTGGAGAGTGGGAATGGTTTGCGGAAGTGAAGAAAATTTGAATAGCATCTTAAAAGTAAAATCTAATATGGATAGCGGCATGTTTTATCCGCTACAAGCCGGAGCTGCTATTGCGCTAAGATTGTCTAAAGAATGGTTTCGATCTTTAAATGAAATATATTTAAAAAGAAAGAAGCTGATTTTGGAGTTATCAGTTGCGTTGGATTGTATTCCCACAAAAGATCAAACAGGGATGTTCGTATGGGCAAAAATTCCTGATGGAACTACTTCAGAATTGATAGTAGATAAACTGTTACATGAGTATGATCTTTTTATAACTCCCGGTTTTATCTTCGGAAGTCAGGGAGAAGGTTATGTACGGTTTTCATTATGTACTCCGGAAGAAACGATTCTAGAAGCAATTAAAAGAGTGAAGCAATGA
- a CDS encoding prephenate dehydrogenase: MRVHIIGVGLIGGSFALDIRNTYSNVTLVGIDKNQENQKRALELELVDEVAEIEDVATSDIVIIAVPVDVSLNVVKQVLDLVKDDAIVIDTGSTKGKLCEEIAIHEKRRNFLAAHPIAGTEFSGPDAAIANLFRNKTNIICEVEKTTFKLQEKALDLFQKLGMRICYMDAKSHDRHIAYVSHLSHISSFMLGKTVLEKEKNERNIFDLAGSGFASTVRLAKSSPAMWTPIFEQNKENVVEILNEYILNLVNFKNLLEDDNFEEVYQEMETTNHIKAILNGIN, from the coding sequence ATGAGAGTGCATATAATTGGAGTTGGATTGATCGGCGGTTCGTTTGCGCTTGATATTAGAAATACATATTCTAATGTTACCTTGGTGGGAATAGACAAAAATCAGGAAAACCAAAAGCGAGCTTTGGAATTGGAACTTGTAGATGAAGTTGCCGAAATTGAAGACGTTGCAACTTCAGATATTGTAATTATTGCCGTTCCTGTAGATGTAAGTTTAAATGTAGTAAAGCAGGTTTTAGATCTGGTAAAAGACGATGCTATTGTTATAGATACCGGGTCTACTAAAGGTAAATTATGTGAAGAGATTGCAATTCATGAAAAGAGGAGAAATTTCTTGGCCGCTCATCCAATTGCCGGAACAGAATTTTCCGGTCCCGATGCTGCGATTGCTAATCTTTTTAGGAATAAAACAAATATTATTTGTGAGGTAGAGAAGACCACTTTTAAGCTTCAGGAAAAAGCTTTAGATCTTTTTCAGAAATTAGGCATGAGAATTTGTTATATGGATGCTAAGTCTCACGACAGACATATTGCGTATGTTTCGCATTTGTCGCACATCAGTTCTTTTATGTTAGGGAAAACGGTGCTGGAAAAAGAGAAGAATGAGCGTAATATTTTTGATCTTGCCGGAAGTGGATTTGCTTCTACGGTAAGATTGGCAAAGAGTTCACCAGCCATGTGGACCCCGATATTTGAGCAGAATAAGGAAAATGTAGTGGAAATTTTAAATGAATATATATTGAATCTCGTCAATTTTAAAAATCTATTAGAAGATGATAATTTTGAAGAAGTATATCAAGAAATGGAAACTACCAATCATATAAAAGCCATTTTAAATGGCATTAACTAA
- a CDS encoding bifunctional 3-deoxy-7-phosphoheptulonate synthase/chorismate mutase type II: protein MENKKELGNWLKKFGLDHPLVIAGPCSAETEEQVVKIAHQLKDSDVSVLRAGIWKPRTRPGNFEGVGALGLKWMQTAKEETGLLTTTEVANPNHVELALKHDVDILWIGARTTVSPFIVQEIADALKGTDKTVLVKNPVNPDLSLWLGAVERLYTADIKNLGVIHRGFSAYEKTKYRNNPEWQIAIDLQNKFPDLPLILDPSHIAGRRDLIFDLCQTALDLNYDGLMVETHYDPDNAWSDAAQQITPATLVQIMKDLKIRKEVGESEEFQKNLQNLRAKIDIADNQLLDVMSKRMKISDEIGKIKKTQNVAILQTSRWNEILGKMILEGEQQGLSEEFILKLFKAIHQESINHQKKVISE from the coding sequence ATGGAAAATAAAAAAGAACTTGGAAATTGGTTAAAGAAGTTTGGTCTTGATCACCCGCTAGTAATTGCAGGACCTTGTAGTGCTGAAACGGAAGAGCAGGTAGTAAAGATCGCTCATCAATTAAAAGATAGCGATGTAAGTGTGCTGCGTGCAGGAATTTGGAAACCAAGAACCAGACCCGGAAATTTTGAAGGAGTTGGTGCTTTAGGTTTAAAATGGATGCAAACCGCAAAAGAAGAAACAGGATTGTTAACTACTACAGAAGTAGCGAATCCAAACCATGTAGAACTGGCTTTAAAGCATGATGTAGATATTCTTTGGATTGGGGCAAGAACTACAGTTTCGCCATTTATAGTTCAGGAAATTGCAGATGCTTTAAAAGGAACTGATAAAACAGTCTTGGTTAAAAACCCTGTAAATCCAGATCTGTCGTTATGGTTAGGTGCGGTGGAAAGACTTTATACAGCAGATATCAAGAATCTTGGAGTGATTCATAGAGGATTTTCAGCGTATGAAAAAACAAAATACAGAAACAATCCGGAGTGGCAAATTGCGATAGATCTTCAAAATAAGTTTCCAGATCTACCTTTAATTTTAGATCCATCTCATATTGCAGGTAGAAGAGATCTTATTTTCGATCTATGTCAAACCGCTTTAGATCTTAATTATGATGGGTTGATGGTAGAAACTCATTACGATCCGGATAATGCGTGGAGTGATGCCGCTCAACAAATTACACCGGCTACGTTGGTACAGATCATGAAAGATCTGAAGATTAGAAAAGAAGTAGGCGAGAGCGAAGAATTTCAGAAGAATTTGCAAAATCTTAGAGCTAAGATCGATATTGCAGATAATCAGTTACTAGATGTGATGTCTAAAAGAATGAAAATCTCAGACGAAATTGGAAAGATCAAGAAAACTCAAAATGTGGCAATTTTACAAACTTCAAGATGGAATGAGATTTTAGGAAAAATGATCTTGGAAGGAGAACAGCAAGGTTTAAGTGAAGAATTCATCTTAAAATTGTTCAAAGCTATTCATCAGGAATCTATAAATCATCAGAAAAAAGTAATTAGCGAATAA